One Campylobacter concisus DNA segment encodes these proteins:
- a CDS encoding SEL1-like repeat protein, with amino-acid sequence MMKKSLVLLAASLCVLNAGYIKEALSAKDDHNKLAQIYEDACDKEKKASGCYNLAVLYSRGDGNVKKDEAKAAMLYEKACDQNFSMACSNLGYVYEKGKGVEKDLTKAVKLYEKACSDNEGCTELGLLYANGTGVEKDLKKAKELYEKACKAGDGIGCSNLGYLYAQGEGAEKDYAKAKTYYEMACANEAGIGCDNLGFLYVYGQGVDQNLTKATKLYEQACIYAYEKGCNNYAIMLAEGKGVKEDVEKAREIFTKSCKNGLKEACENLEILGKN; translated from the coding sequence ATGATGAAGAAGAGTTTGGTTTTATTGGCTGCTAGTTTGTGCGTTTTAAATGCTGGCTACATCAAAGAGGCTTTAAGCGCAAAAGATGATCACAACAAACTAGCGCAAATTTATGAAGATGCTTGCGATAAAGAGAAAAAGGCATCAGGCTGCTACAACCTAGCTGTGCTTTACAGCAGGGGTGATGGCAACGTCAAAAAGGACGAGGCAAAGGCGGCTATGCTTTATGAAAAGGCTTGCGATCAAAATTTCTCTATGGCTTGCAGCAACCTTGGCTATGTATATGAAAAGGGCAAAGGCGTAGAAAAAGACCTAACAAAAGCGGTCAAACTATATGAAAAGGCATGCAGCGACAACGAGGGCTGCACCGAGCTTGGCTTGCTTTATGCAAACGGCACTGGCGTGGAAAAAGACCTAAAAAAGGCAAAAGAGCTCTATGAAAAGGCTTGCAAAGCAGGTGATGGCATAGGATGTAGCAACCTTGGCTACTTGTATGCTCAAGGCGAAGGCGCCGAGAAAGACTACGCAAAAGCCAAAACATACTACGAGATGGCCTGCGCAAACGAAGCTGGCATAGGATGTGATAATCTTGGCTTTTTATATGTTTATGGGCAAGGCGTTGATCAAAACCTTACAAAAGCGACAAAACTTTACGAGCAAGCGTGTATATACGCCTATGAAAAGGGCTGCAACAACTACGCTATTATGCTAGCTGAGGGCAAAGGCGTGAAAGAGGACGTGGAAAAAGCACGTGAAATTTTC